ACACGCCTTCCCTCCTTAGCTGACCGTGTTCGACTAAGAGCAGTTTGTCGCCCATGGCGCTCCAATGCTCGGCTGCAGCCCCTTCCCCCTCCGCTCCCTTGGCTCACTCTCCTCAACGGGACCTTCCTTAGCATTTCAGATGGTGAAATTCACTGCATGCCTTTACCAGATGATGCTTCCTGCCATTGCTCCATTGACAACTGGCTCTTCCTTAGCCACGACGATGGTGGGTTCTCGCTTATGAACCTGTTCTCTAAGGCCACATTGCAGCTTCCTAAACTTGATACCATTTGGTGTCATCATCTATGGTACGCTGCGCCCAAGTTTCCTCTCTTTTATAAGTTGGCAGTGCCCTCTCCCCTGGACTTTTCTCCAACTTCCCTCGTTGTTGCACTGATCATGAATCGTTCTCATCAAAAGGCATTGTGCATATGCCAGCCTCCAGTTGCCACTGAGTCATTCAGAGTCGAGGGTTCTACAATGGAGGGCATGCAGGATTTCACCTTCTTGGATGGGAAGCTATATGTGTTAAATAATTTCAATAAACTCTTCATCCTCGAGATTGATGAGAGCCACATAGGTAACCCAAAGATCTCATCCATTGAATGCATAATTGACTCCCAGGATGATTCGACGACTGAACCCCAATCCTTTCCAGAAGATTATCTCATTATGCGGAGGTACTATCTAGTTGAGTCTGGTGGTGGCCTGTTGATGGTGACACGGTATGTTGGCATTGTGCTCCCTCTTGCAGAGCCCAACTCCTTCAAACATTCGCGTACTCTTTCATTCAAGGTCTTTGAAGCGGACTTGACCACCGGCTCTCGCATGTGGAGAAGGGTTACATCTTTGGGGGGTCGAGCACTATTTGTCGGCACACATTGTTCCTAGTCTCTCCCTGCTGCAGAATGTGGTGTACCTCAGGAGGATTGCATCTACTTCATGTGTGATTATTGGAGGCCTTATGCTGGTGATCCTCTTTGTGACTCTGGCGTCTACAACATGAGAAACGGGGTGATCACGCCGTTGTTGCAGGATGCCACAG
The Oryza sativa Japonica Group chromosome 6, ASM3414082v1 DNA segment above includes these coding regions:
- the LOC4340132 gene encoding uncharacterized protein — encoded protein: MMAAVQSSSWADLQPELLGLVLTRLPSLADRVRLRAVCRPWRSNARLQPLPPPLPWLTLLNGTFLSISDGEIHCMPLPDDASCHCSIDNWLFLSHDDGGFSLMNLFSKATLQLPKLDTIWCHHLWYAAPKFPLFYKLAVPSPLDFSPTSLVVALIMNRSHQKALCICQPPVATESFRVEGSTMEGMQDFTFLDGKLYVLNNFNKLFILEIDESHIGNPKISSIECIIDSQDDSTTEPQSFPEDYLIMRRYYLVESGGGLLMVTRYVGIVLPLAEPNSFKHSRTLSFKVFEADLTTGSRMWRRVTSLGGRALFVGTHCS